From one Pseudactinotalea sp. HY158 genomic stretch:
- a CDS encoding LysR family transcriptional regulator produces MELSLRRLRMLRELSRRGTVTAAATALHYSPSAVSQQLAQLEREVGVRLFERQGRRVQLTDLGMVLVEHAEEILASAERVAVALERAQEGVTARLTAGVWASVASGLLPGALSALAATYPGIEVRTVDLPPEQSAAAVREGDLDFSFVIDYSTYPMPWDPALAREVVAVERLHAAVPAGLFPDDSIPLHALAEQPWILAGPRSHFGKAVRIACQEVGFDPRIVHEAQEQSTSLAMVAGGLGVTLVSDLALGLVPDGVDIVALAEPASRTVSVAYRRTPTQRTSLRLVIDAVHKAASERGLATGPVLG; encoded by the coding sequence ATGGAACTGTCGTTGCGGCGGCTGCGGATGCTGCGGGAGCTCTCCCGCCGCGGCACCGTCACGGCCGCGGCGACCGCGCTGCACTACAGCCCGTCGGCGGTCTCCCAGCAGCTGGCGCAGCTCGAACGGGAGGTGGGGGTGCGACTCTTCGAGCGGCAGGGCCGGCGCGTGCAGCTGACGGATCTGGGGATGGTGCTCGTGGAGCATGCCGAGGAGATCCTCGCCTCGGCCGAGCGGGTGGCCGTCGCGCTCGAACGCGCGCAGGAGGGGGTGACCGCCCGACTCACGGCCGGGGTGTGGGCCTCGGTCGCGTCCGGGCTCCTGCCCGGGGCGCTGAGCGCGCTCGCCGCCACCTACCCGGGGATCGAGGTGCGCACGGTCGACCTCCCACCGGAGCAGAGCGCCGCCGCCGTCCGCGAGGGCGATCTCGACTTCTCGTTCGTCATCGACTACTCGACGTATCCGATGCCGTGGGATCCGGCGCTCGCGCGGGAGGTCGTGGCGGTCGAGCGCCTGCACGCGGCCGTGCCGGCCGGGCTCTTCCCCGACGACTCGATCCCGCTGCACGCCCTCGCGGAGCAGCCCTGGATCCTCGCCGGGCCCCGATCACACTTCGGCAAGGCCGTGCGGATCGCCTGCCAGGAGGTCGGCTTCGATCCGCGGATCGTGCACGAGGCGCAGGAGCAGTCGACGTCGCTGGCGATGGTCGCCGGCGGACTCGGGGTCACGCTCGTCTCGGATCTGGCGCTCGGGCTGGTGCCGGACGGGGTCGACATCGTGGCGCTGGCCGAGCCCGCCTCCCGCACCGTGTCCGTCGCCTACCGGCGCACCCCCACCCAGCGCACGTCGCTGCGGCTGGTGATCGACGCCGTGCACAAGGCCGCCTCCGAGCGGGGCCTGGCGACCGGCCCGGTGCTCGGCTGA
- a CDS encoding Glu/Leu/Phe/Val dehydrogenase — protein MVHSDRRPEAGEPLRRLTWTDPVTGARGYLVVHTLVSGLATGGTRMRPGCTLSEVEDLARGMALKTAAFGLPVGGAKGGIDFDPKDPRALDVLSRFCRHMRPWLDAHWVTAEDLGVTQPHLDAVFARLGLGQSFHAAIRRSWNEQRTLARVQDGLHATTADDRLVADVIGGHGVAQACLGAARAWNWRTGATTVAVQGVGTMGGGTAWYLHEAGMKVVAIADAAGTLYRSGGLDIPALLDLRDDYAEIDRTRLPADVECLPRDAVIATDADILVPAAVSYAIRPGNVADIKAMVVVEAANAATTDEAEAMLTDRGIPVLPDFVVNAGSAAWAWWLLLGHVGADPADSFDRLRTEMQAKVALMVREWTTARARPRETAWAFAAANARALADEIITIP, from the coding sequence GTGGTGCATAGCGATCGCCGCCCGGAGGCCGGTGAACCGCTGCGCCGCCTCACCTGGACCGATCCGGTCACCGGGGCCCGAGGGTACCTCGTGGTGCACACACTCGTCTCCGGCCTGGCCACCGGTGGCACGCGGATGCGACCCGGCTGCACGCTCTCGGAAGTCGAGGATCTCGCCCGCGGCATGGCGCTGAAGACCGCGGCCTTCGGGCTGCCCGTCGGCGGGGCCAAGGGAGGCATCGACTTCGACCCGAAGGATCCCCGGGCACTCGACGTGCTGTCGCGGTTCTGCCGACACATGCGTCCCTGGCTCGATGCGCACTGGGTCACGGCCGAGGATCTCGGTGTCACCCAGCCGCACCTCGACGCAGTGTTCGCGCGACTCGGGCTCGGGCAGTCCTTCCACGCCGCGATCCGGCGCTCCTGGAACGAGCAGCGCACCCTGGCACGGGTCCAGGACGGCCTGCATGCCACGACCGCCGACGACCGGCTGGTGGCCGACGTCATCGGCGGGCACGGCGTGGCGCAGGCCTGCCTCGGTGCGGCCCGCGCCTGGAACTGGCGCACGGGTGCCACGACCGTCGCCGTTCAGGGGGTCGGCACCATGGGCGGCGGCACCGCCTGGTACCTCCACGAGGCCGGGATGAAGGTGGTGGCGATCGCCGACGCCGCCGGCACCCTCTATCGGAGCGGCGGACTCGACATCCCCGCGCTGCTCGACCTCCGGGACGACTACGCGGAGATCGATCGGACCCGCCTGCCCGCCGACGTCGAGTGCCTCCCCCGGGACGCGGTGATCGCCACGGACGCCGACATCCTCGTGCCGGCCGCCGTCTCGTATGCGATCCGGCCCGGCAACGTCGCCGACATCAAGGCGATGGTCGTGGTCGAGGCCGCGAACGCCGCCACCACCGACGAGGCCGAGGCGATGCTCACCGACCGCGGAATCCCCGTTCTGCCGGACTTCGTGGTGAACGCGGGCTCGGCCGCGTGGGCGTGGTGGCTGCTGCTCGGCCACGTCGGGGCCGACCCGGCCGACTCCTTCGACCGGCTGCGCACCGAGATGCAGGCGAAGGTCGCGCTCATGGTTCGCGAATGGACGACGGCACGCGCCCGTCCGCGTGAGACCGCCTGGGCGTTCGCCGCGGCCAACGCCCGCGCGCTCGCGGACGAGATCATCACGATCCCGTAG